A genomic region of Caulobacter vibrioides contains the following coding sequences:
- a CDS encoding prepilin peptidase, which translates to MTIDQLWTASALILAPFFGSFIGLLTLRLPADRPWAMSRSTCDTCKRQLGVIDLVPLVSFLALRGRCRTCGAAIPWRYLLLEGGCLLIALWSALAFSGATVLVTAVFGWMLLLIATVDAEHLWLPDRLTLPFGALGVIATLAIGEVPIWTPLVGAAAGYGGLALIAWLYRKVRGFDGMGGGDPRLLGAIGAWVGWQGLPSVLIWACVAGLSVAIAQALVRRRLAAGQQLPFGTFLAVGAWLTWLWGPLHALWG; encoded by the coding sequence TTGACCATCGACCAACTCTGGACCGCTTCGGCCCTGATCCTCGCGCCTTTTTTCGGCAGCTTCATCGGGCTGCTGACGCTTCGACTTCCGGCGGATCGCCCCTGGGCGATGTCGCGGTCGACGTGTGACACGTGCAAGCGCCAGCTCGGCGTCATCGACCTTGTTCCGCTGGTCAGCTTCCTCGCGCTGCGGGGGCGATGCAGGACCTGCGGGGCGGCGATACCCTGGCGCTACCTTCTGCTGGAAGGCGGATGCTTGCTGATCGCGCTGTGGAGCGCGCTGGCCTTCTCGGGCGCGACCGTGCTCGTGACGGCGGTCTTTGGCTGGATGCTCCTGTTGATCGCGACGGTCGACGCCGAGCACCTCTGGCTTCCCGACAGGCTGACCCTGCCCTTCGGCGCCCTGGGCGTGATCGCGACTCTGGCGATCGGCGAGGTTCCGATATGGACGCCGCTCGTCGGCGCCGCGGCAGGCTATGGGGGCCTGGCCTTGATCGCCTGGCTCTACAGGAAGGTCCGGGGCTTTGACGGTATGGGCGGCGGCGATCCGCGCCTGCTGGGCGCGATCGGCGCTTGGGTCGGCTGGCAGGGCCTGCCGTCGGTGCTGATCTGGGCCTGCGTCGCCGGCCTCAGCGTGGCGATCGCCCAGGCGCTCGTCCGCCGCCGCTTGGCGGCCGGCCAGCAGCTCCCGTTCGGGACCTTCCTGGCGGTGGGCGCCTGGCTGACCTGGCTTTGGGGCCCGCTCCACGCCCTATGGGGCTGA
- a CDS encoding NCS2 family permease: protein MIEKTFKLSEQGTSVRTEVLAGFTTFLTMAYIVIVNPAILGQAGMPIAAVAAATCLAAGLGSILMGVIANYPIALAPGMGLNAYFTFTVVKGMGLPWETALGCVFLSGVAFLILTVAGIRQLIVGAIPRPLFSAVAAGVGLFIAFIGLKEAGIIVADPATTVALGDLTKPSAALAILGLLVMGALMAWRVKGAILIGILVAACAAWALGLAKIVPGEYGLAALTATAFKLDVPAALHLNGALGMALAEVIFVFLFVDLFDNVGTLVAVTKKAGLVQPDGTIPRLNRILTADSIATIGGSLAGTSTVVSYIESASGVAEGGRTGLTAVVVGLLFLLTLFFAPWVQAIPAAATAPALIVVGSMMVGALADVDWDDPGVGIPAFLTVIAIPLTFSIANGLAFGITAYAGLTLLRGKAKPKDWLLFVLAGLFVLRFIYMGKA, encoded by the coding sequence ATGATCGAAAAGACCTTCAAGCTATCGGAACAGGGAACCTCGGTGCGCACCGAGGTGCTGGCCGGATTCACTACCTTCCTGACCATGGCCTATATCGTGATCGTCAATCCGGCGATCCTGGGTCAGGCCGGCATGCCCATCGCGGCCGTCGCCGCCGCCACCTGCCTGGCGGCGGGCCTGGGCAGCATCCTGATGGGCGTGATCGCCAACTACCCGATCGCCCTGGCGCCGGGCATGGGCCTCAACGCCTATTTCACCTTCACGGTCGTCAAGGGCATGGGCCTGCCGTGGGAGACGGCGCTGGGCTGCGTGTTCCTGTCGGGCGTGGCGTTCCTGATCCTGACCGTCGCCGGCATCCGCCAGTTGATCGTCGGCGCCATCCCGCGCCCGCTGTTCTCGGCGGTCGCCGCTGGGGTCGGCCTGTTCATCGCCTTCATCGGCCTGAAGGAAGCCGGCATCATCGTCGCCGATCCGGCCACCACCGTCGCTTTGGGCGACCTGACCAAGCCGTCCGCGGCCCTGGCGATCCTGGGCCTCCTGGTGATGGGCGCCCTGATGGCCTGGCGGGTCAAGGGCGCGATCCTGATCGGCATCCTCGTCGCCGCTTGCGCCGCTTGGGCGCTGGGCCTGGCCAAGATCGTCCCCGGCGAGTACGGCTTGGCGGCCCTGACCGCCACGGCGTTCAAGCTCGACGTTCCCGCCGCCCTGCACCTGAACGGCGCCCTGGGCATGGCGCTGGCCGAGGTGATCTTCGTCTTTCTGTTCGTCGACCTGTTCGACAATGTCGGCACCCTGGTGGCGGTGACCAAGAAGGCCGGCCTCGTCCAGCCCGACGGCACGATCCCGCGCCTCAACCGTATTCTCACGGCCGACTCCATCGCCACCATCGGCGGCTCTCTGGCCGGCACCTCGACCGTGGTCAGCTATATCGAGAGCGCCTCGGGCGTGGCGGAAGGCGGGCGCACCGGCCTGACCGCCGTGGTGGTGGGCCTGCTCTTCCTGCTGACCCTGTTCTTCGCCCCCTGGGTCCAGGCGATCCCGGCCGCCGCCACAGCGCCGGCCCTGATCGTCGTCGGCTCGATGATGGTCGGCGCCCTGGCTGACGTCGACTGGGACGACCCGGGCGTAGGCATCCCCGCGTTCCTGACCGTGATCGCCATCCCGCTGACCTTCTCCATCGCCAACGGCCTGGCGTTCGGCATCACCGCCTATGCGGGCCTCACCCTGCTGCGCGGCAAGGCCAAGCCCAAGGACTGGCTGCTGTTTGTGCTGGCCGGCCTGTTCGTCCTGAGGTTCATCTACATGGGAAAGGCGTAA
- a CDS encoding purine nucleoside permease, which yields MRRGVRTMRLLGLIMGLWLALGAVSHAQPARPIPVKVVVLTTFEIGAVTGDRPGEFQPWVEGLPLTETIAVPGLRHPARYSPKDGVLGVMTDMRARARESVAALLLDKRFDFSKTYWLVAGIAGVDPKAASIGSAAWARYVVDADPIYEVDDREIPADWPYGLYALETERPNVKGSAEGSSGMVWALNWRLVDWAYGLTAKVEIPDHPGLAALRAPYAGEPNAQRPPFVLKGEALGATRFWHGAKRTQWAQDWVKLWTDGAGVFVMTDCEDQGILDVLDLYAKAGRVDFQRVMVLRTASNYSRPPLGAPAFPRAFHDEGAVSAFDSAYRVGSVVVRELTARWDRYEANTPDLTAIGGAAK from the coding sequence GTGCGACGGGGCGTAAGGACGATGCGGCTGCTTGGATTGATCATGGGCTTGTGGCTGGCGCTGGGCGCGGTGTCGCACGCCCAGCCCGCCAGACCCATCCCGGTCAAGGTCGTGGTCCTGACCACCTTTGAGATCGGCGCGGTCACCGGCGACCGACCCGGTGAGTTCCAGCCCTGGGTCGAGGGGCTGCCGCTCACCGAGACCATCGCGGTTCCCGGCCTCCGCCATCCGGCCCGTTACTCGCCCAAGGACGGCGTGCTGGGCGTCATGACCGACATGCGCGCCCGGGCCCGCGAAAGCGTCGCGGCCCTGCTGCTCGACAAGCGTTTCGACTTCTCCAAGACCTACTGGCTGGTGGCCGGCATCGCCGGCGTCGACCCCAAGGCCGCCTCGATCGGCAGCGCCGCCTGGGCCCGCTATGTCGTCGACGCCGATCCGATCTACGAGGTCGACGATCGCGAGATTCCCGCCGACTGGCCCTACGGCCTCTATGCGCTGGAGACCGAGCGTCCGAACGTCAAGGGCTCGGCCGAGGGCTCCTCGGGCATGGTCTGGGCGCTCAACTGGCGACTGGTCGACTGGGCCTACGGCCTGACCGCCAAGGTCGAGATCCCCGACCATCCCGGCCTGGCCGCCCTGCGCGCCCCTTACGCCGGAGAGCCCAACGCCCAAAGGCCGCCCTTCGTGCTCAAGGGCGAGGCCCTGGGCGCGACCCGGTTCTGGCATGGCGCCAAGCGCACCCAATGGGCGCAGGATTGGGTCAAGCTCTGGACCGACGGCGCCGGGGTCTTTGTCATGACCGACTGCGAGGATCAGGGGATCCTTGACGTGCTCGACCTCTACGCCAAGGCGGGCAGGGTCGACTTCCAGCGCGTGATGGTCCTGCGGACCGCCAGCAACTATTCCCGCCCGCCGCTCGGCGCGCCGGCCTTTCCGCGCGCCTTCCATGACGAGGGCGCGGTGTCCGCATTCGACTCGGCCTATCGTGTCGGATCGGTGGTGGTGCGCGAACTGACCGCCCGCTGGGACCGCTACGAGGCCAACACACCAGACCTGACCGCGATCGGGGGCGCGGCGAAATGA
- a CDS encoding ABC transporter ATP-binding protein codes for MDLPAYAIEAEGLYKTYAGTKTSPEKRALNGIDLKIPRGSIFGLLGPNGAGKSTFINILAGLVRKSSGTVRIWGRDIDQRPRDARAAIGVVPQELAADVFFTPRESLEVQAGFYGVPKNERRTDELLSALGLSDKAGAYVRQLSGGMKRRLMVAKAMVHQPPVLILDEPTAGVDVELRRQLWQYVTSLNELGVTIVLTTHYLEEAQELCDEIAIINRGEVVACEPTAKLLSRMDSRNVVVTPESPVTAAPVLEGFDTKLRSGGAFSVSYRTGQSSVEQVLAAVRASGVHIKDIATEDPDLEDVFVALTYGDPNAADPTKD; via the coding sequence ATGGACCTGCCCGCCTACGCCATCGAAGCCGAAGGCCTGTACAAGACCTATGCCGGCACCAAGACCTCGCCGGAGAAGCGGGCCCTGAACGGTATCGACCTGAAGATTCCCCGCGGCTCCATCTTCGGTCTGCTCGGGCCCAACGGCGCGGGCAAGTCGACCTTCATCAACATCCTGGCGGGCCTGGTCCGCAAGAGCTCGGGCACAGTGCGCATCTGGGGCCGCGACATCGACCAGCGGCCGCGCGACGCCCGCGCCGCGATCGGCGTGGTGCCGCAGGAGCTGGCCGCCGACGTGTTCTTCACCCCGCGCGAGTCGCTGGAGGTGCAGGCCGGCTTCTACGGCGTGCCCAAGAACGAGCGCCGCACCGACGAACTGCTGAGCGCCCTGGGCCTGAGCGACAAGGCGGGCGCCTATGTCCGCCAGCTGTCGGGCGGCATGAAGCGTCGTCTGATGGTGGCCAAGGCCATGGTCCACCAGCCGCCGGTGCTGATCCTGGACGAGCCCACCGCCGGGGTCGATGTCGAGCTGCGCCGCCAGCTCTGGCAGTACGTCACCAGCCTCAACGAACTGGGCGTGACCATCGTGCTCACCACCCACTATCTGGAAGAGGCCCAGGAGCTCTGCGACGAGATCGCCATCATCAACCGGGGTGAGGTGGTGGCCTGCGAGCCGACGGCCAAGCTGCTGAGCCGGATGGACAGCCGCAACGTGGTGGTGACGCCCGAAAGCCCCGTGACCGCCGCCCCGGTCCTGGAGGGCTTCGACACCAAGCTGCGCTCGGGCGGCGCCTTCTCGGTCAGCTACCGCACCGGCCAGTCCAGCGTTGAGCAGGTGCTGGCGGCCGTGCGCGCCAGCGGCGTTCACATCAAGGACATCGCCACCGAGGATCCCGATCTGGAAGACGTCTTCGTGGCCCTGACCTACGGCGATCCCAACGCCGCAGATCCGACCAAGGACTGA
- a CDS encoding zinc-finger domain-containing protein, whose protein sequence is MAKAKTTPANATAPTAMDPAAIAGPAPETIAVRSHRIACDGVGGALGHPRVWLEMGAAGFVDCPYCDRRFVATNGEGDESEQHAPGVYEGAGGH, encoded by the coding sequence ATGGCCAAGGCCAAGACCACGCCCGCTAACGCCACCGCTCCGACGGCCATGGACCCGGCCGCCATCGCCGGTCCCGCGCCGGAGACGATCGCGGTCCGCTCGCACCGTATCGCCTGTGACGGCGTCGGCGGCGCCTTGGGGCATCCGCGCGTCTGGCTCGAGATGGGCGCGGCCGGCTTTGTCGACTGCCCCTACTGCGACCGTCGCTTCGTGGCGACGAATGGCGAGGGTGACGAGAGCGAACAGCACGCGCCGGGCGTCTATGAAGGCGCCGGCGGTCACTAG
- a CDS encoding acyl-CoA thioesterase, translating into MLRAIAMPSDTNPEGDIFGGWLLSQMDLAAASIAFHRAAGRCATIAIDGMTFISPVFVGDEVSLFARVVHTGRTSLKVQVEAWRRPRDSEQAYKVTEGVFTFVAIDENRKSRPLP; encoded by the coding sequence GTGTTGCGCGCCATCGCCATGCCGTCGGACACCAATCCCGAAGGCGACATCTTCGGCGGTTGGCTGCTCTCGCAGATGGACCTGGCCGCCGCCTCGATCGCGTTCCACCGCGCGGCGGGCCGCTGCGCGACCATCGCCATCGACGGCATGACCTTCATCAGCCCGGTGTTCGTCGGTGACGAGGTCAGCCTGTTCGCGCGGGTGGTCCATACCGGGCGAACCTCGTTGAAGGTCCAGGTCGAGGCCTGGCGCCGGCCGCGCGACAGCGAACAGGCGTACAAGGTGACCGAAGGCGTGTTCACCTTCGTCGCCATCGATGAAAACCGGAAATCTCGGCCTCTGCCCTAG
- a CDS encoding GNAT family N-acetyltransferase produces the protein MITLRATRPGDLGWIIQRHGELYAAEQGWDHRFEGVVAGVVADYVKTHDPAREACWIAEHEGRPVGSIMLARETDTVGRLRLLLVEPSARGLGVGEALIAACIARAREAGYAEMVLWTQSILLPARRLYARFGFVLEKSWDYDGFADGLVSESWRLRL, from the coding sequence GTGATCACCCTGCGCGCCACACGGCCGGGCGATCTCGGCTGGATCATCCAGCGGCACGGCGAACTCTACGCCGCCGAGCAGGGCTGGGACCATCGGTTCGAAGGCGTCGTGGCCGGGGTCGTCGCCGACTATGTGAAGACCCACGACCCGGCCCGCGAAGCCTGCTGGATCGCCGAGCACGAAGGCCGACCCGTCGGCTCGATCATGCTGGCCAGGGAGACCGATACGGTCGGCCGCCTGCGACTGCTGCTGGTCGAGCCCTCGGCGCGGGGGCTGGGCGTCGGCGAGGCCCTGATCGCCGCCTGTATCGCCCGGGCCCGCGAGGCCGGCTATGCCGAGATGGTGCTGTGGACCCAGAGCATCCTGCTGCCGGCCCGTCGTCTCTATGCCCGCTTCGGCTTCGTGCTGGAGAAAAGCTGGGACTATGACGGTTTCGCCGACGGGCTGGTGTCGGAGAGCTGGCGGCTACGGCTTTGA
- a CDS encoding long-chain fatty acid--CoA ligase, protein MIPGLMQTTPLMISGILTYAAQAHGAREIVSRLIDEPLHRYDYAGLARRAAQAANALTRLGIKAGDRITSLAWNTHRHLELFYAVPGIGAVLHTANPRLFDEQIVYTINHAESGVLFFERNFQALVERIAPQLTTVKTFVMLSDAERTLPGAVGAISYETLIADEPDTFSWPSFDENAGAFLCYTSGTTGDPKGVLYSHRAVVLHAMAGGLNSAFGFTAFDVVMPCSSLYHATAWGLPFSAPICGAKLVLPADKMDGASLHQLIEGEGVTFTGGVPTIWTMYLDWLDKNDRRPDSLKKVVIGGSAVPRAMAETFKRRYGVQTLQIWGMTETCPIGVVATPTPALASLGEEAMDEAIWTRQGRLQFGIELKVETEDGQAAPWDGETSGALLVRGPWVVKRYFRKDADAAREDGFFDTGDIATLDANGFMRITDRQKDVIKSGGEWISSIDLENVAVGCPGVKIAAVVGVPHPKWEERPLLVIEAHEGAEVTRAAVLDYLAPRIVKWWTPDDVVFAAVPLTATGKIDKKVLRQAWKDHLSGGSKP, encoded by the coding sequence ATGATCCCGGGCCTGATGCAGACGACGCCGTTGATGATCAGCGGCATCCTGACCTACGCCGCCCAGGCCCATGGCGCGCGCGAGATCGTCTCGCGGCTGATCGACGAACCCCTGCATCGCTATGACTATGCGGGCCTGGCGCGCCGCGCGGCCCAGGCGGCCAATGCCCTGACGCGGCTGGGGATCAAGGCCGGCGACCGGATCACCTCGCTGGCCTGGAACACCCACCGGCACCTGGAGCTGTTCTATGCCGTCCCCGGGATCGGCGCGGTGCTGCACACCGCCAATCCCCGACTGTTCGACGAACAGATCGTCTACACGATCAATCACGCTGAAAGCGGCGTGCTCTTCTTCGAGCGCAACTTCCAGGCCCTGGTTGAGCGCATCGCGCCCCAGCTGACCACGGTGAAGACCTTCGTCATGCTGTCGGACGCCGAGCGGACCCTCCCCGGCGCGGTCGGGGCGATCAGCTACGAGACCCTGATCGCCGATGAACCCGACACGTTTTCCTGGCCCAGCTTCGACGAGAACGCCGGCGCCTTCCTTTGCTACACCTCGGGCACCACCGGCGATCCCAAGGGGGTGCTCTATTCGCACCGGGCTGTGGTGCTGCACGCCATGGCGGGGGGCTTAAACAGCGCATTCGGCTTCACGGCGTTCGACGTGGTGATGCCCTGCTCCAGCCTCTACCACGCCACCGCCTGGGGTCTGCCGTTCAGCGCCCCGATCTGCGGGGCCAAGCTTGTCCTGCCCGCCGACAAGATGGACGGCGCCAGCCTGCACCAGCTGATCGAGGGTGAGGGCGTCACCTTCACCGGCGGCGTGCCGACCATCTGGACCATGTACCTGGACTGGCTGGACAAGAACGACCGTCGGCCAGACAGCCTGAAGAAGGTGGTCATCGGCGGCAGCGCCGTCCCGCGCGCCATGGCCGAGACCTTCAAGCGCCGCTACGGCGTCCAGACGCTGCAGATCTGGGGCATGACTGAGACCTGCCCGATCGGCGTCGTCGCCACCCCGACCCCGGCCCTCGCGTCGCTGGGCGAAGAGGCGATGGACGAGGCGATCTGGACCCGCCAGGGCCGCCTCCAGTTCGGCATCGAGCTGAAGGTCGAGACTGAGGACGGCCAAGCCGCTCCCTGGGACGGCGAGACCTCCGGCGCCCTCCTGGTGCGCGGTCCCTGGGTGGTGAAGCGCTATTTCCGCAAGGACGCCGACGCCGCCCGCGAGGACGGTTTCTTCGACACCGGCGACATCGCCACGCTGGACGCCAACGGCTTCATGCGCATCACCGACCGCCAGAAGGACGTCATCAAGTCGGGCGGCGAATGGATCAGCTCGATCGACCTGGAAAACGTCGCCGTCGGCTGTCCCGGCGTGAAAATCGCCGCCGTGGTCGGCGTGCCGCATCCCAAGTGGGAGGAGCGGCCCCTGCTGGTCATCGAGGCTCACGAAGGCGCGGAGGTCACCAGGGCCGCCGTGCTCGACTACCTGGCGCCCAGGATCGTCAAATGGTGGACGCCCGACGACGTGGTCTTCGCCGCCGTGCCGCTGACCGCGACGGGCAAGATCGACAAGAAGGTGCTGCGCCAGGCGTGGAAGGACCACCTGAGCGGCGGATCAAAGCCGTAG
- the leuB gene encoding 3-isopropylmalate dehydrogenase, translating into MATLLLLPGDGIGPEVCAQVRRVAAALTPDLKVEEALYGGASYDTHGTPLTDEVRDQALASDAVLMGAVGGPKWANAPRHLRPEAGLLNLRKAMDVFANLRPAYCFEALAGASSLKPELVSGLDIMFVRELVGGVYFGQPRGIEDLADGQKKGFDTQVYTTSEIERVGRVAFELARGRTNKVHSAEKSNVMESGLLWKQVITELHAREYPDVQLEHILADNCAMQLVRAPKQFDVIVTDNLFGDILSDAAAMLTGSLGMLPSAALGAPGKPGLYEPIHGSAPDIAGKGLANPLAAILSFEMALRWSLGQVEAADALLAAVKAALDNGARTRDLGGSLTTHEMGDAVLAAL; encoded by the coding sequence ATGGCGACTCTTCTCCTCCTGCCCGGCGACGGCATCGGCCCGGAAGTCTGCGCGCAGGTGCGCCGCGTGGCGGCCGCCCTCACCCCAGACCTGAAGGTGGAAGAAGCGCTCTATGGCGGCGCCAGCTACGATACGCACGGCACGCCGCTGACCGACGAGGTCCGCGACCAGGCCCTCGCGAGCGATGCGGTGCTGATGGGCGCGGTCGGCGGTCCCAAATGGGCCAACGCCCCGCGCCACCTGCGCCCCGAAGCGGGCCTCCTGAACCTGCGTAAGGCGATGGACGTGTTCGCCAACCTGCGCCCGGCCTATTGCTTCGAGGCCCTGGCCGGCGCTTCCAGCCTGAAGCCGGAACTGGTCTCTGGCCTGGACATCATGTTCGTGCGCGAACTCGTGGGCGGCGTCTATTTCGGCCAGCCGCGCGGTATCGAAGACCTGGCCGACGGCCAGAAGAAGGGCTTCGACACCCAGGTCTATACGACCAGCGAGATCGAGCGCGTCGGACGCGTGGCCTTCGAGCTGGCGCGCGGCCGCACCAACAAGGTCCACTCGGCCGAGAAGTCGAACGTCATGGAGTCGGGCCTGCTCTGGAAGCAGGTGATCACCGAGCTACACGCGCGCGAATATCCGGACGTCCAGCTGGAGCATATCCTGGCCGACAACTGCGCCATGCAGCTGGTCCGCGCGCCCAAGCAGTTCGACGTGATCGTCACCGACAACCTGTTCGGCGACATCCTGTCGGACGCGGCGGCCATGCTGACCGGCTCGCTGGGCATGCTGCCCTCGGCCGCCCTGGGCGCGCCGGGCAAGCCAGGCCTCTATGAACCCATTCACGGCTCGGCGCCCGACATCGCCGGCAAAGGCCTGGCCAATCCGCTGGCCGCCATCCTGTCGTTCGAGATGGCCCTGCGCTGGTCGCTGGGCCAGGTCGAGGCCGCAGACGCCCTGCTGGCGGCGGTGAAGGCCGCCCTCGACAACGGCGCCCGCACCCGCGATCTCGGTGGTTCGCTGACCACGCACGAGATGGGTGATGCGGTGCTGGCGGCGCTTTAG
- a CDS encoding putative quinol monooxygenase, producing MTLILAGSIRIAPERLAELRPHLAAQVEGSRGEPGCLAYALSEDPLDPGLIRVFEHFTDAAALEFHRASPHMAAWRAACAALGVHERRMSSFDVSDYREI from the coding sequence ATGACCCTCATCCTCGCCGGTTCGATCCGCATCGCGCCCGAACGCCTGGCCGAGCTGCGTCCGCATCTGGCCGCGCAGGTCGAGGGATCGCGCGGCGAGCCGGGCTGCCTGGCCTACGCCCTGTCCGAAGACCCGCTGGATCCCGGCCTGATCCGGGTGTTCGAGCACTTCACCGACGCGGCGGCGTTGGAATTCCATCGCGCCAGCCCTCATATGGCGGCGTGGCGCGCGGCCTGCGCCGCGCTGGGCGTTCATGAGCGCCGCATGTCCTCCTTCGACGTTTCAGACTATCGCGAGATCTAA
- the leuD gene encoding 3-isopropylmalate dehydratase small subunit, producing MRAFTRLDGRAAPLELANIDTDQIIPKQFLKTVEREGLAKGLFYDFRFDADGNEISDFVLNKPEYKNASVLIAGDNFGCGSSREHAPWALMDFGIMCVISTSFADIFNNNCFNNGLLPVIVKPEELALLMDEAKGGNHMVSVDLEAQTVISPSGKTIGFDIDPVRKEKMLKGLDAIGETMMHGGDIDLFESKRAISQPWLEA from the coding sequence ATGCGCGCTTTCACTCGCCTCGACGGCCGCGCGGCTCCGCTGGAGCTGGCCAATATCGACACCGACCAGATCATCCCCAAGCAGTTCCTCAAGACCGTGGAGCGCGAGGGCCTGGCCAAGGGCCTGTTCTACGATTTCCGCTTCGACGCCGACGGGAACGAGATCAGCGACTTCGTGCTGAACAAGCCGGAGTACAAGAACGCCAGCGTGCTGATCGCCGGCGACAATTTCGGCTGCGGCAGCTCGCGCGAGCACGCCCCGTGGGCGCTGATGGATTTCGGGATCATGTGCGTGATCTCCACCAGCTTCGCCGACATCTTCAACAACAACTGCTTCAACAACGGCCTGCTGCCGGTGATCGTGAAGCCCGAGGAGCTCGCCCTGCTGATGGACGAGGCCAAGGGCGGCAACCACATGGTCAGCGTCGATCTGGAAGCCCAGACCGTCATCTCGCCCTCGGGCAAGACGATCGGCTTCGACATCGACCCCGTGCGCAAGGAAAAGATGCTGAAGGGTCTCGACGCCATTGGCGAGACGATGATGCACGGCGGCGACATCGACCTGTTCGAGAGCAAGCGCGCCATCAGCCAGCCCTGGCTGGAGGCGTAA
- the leuC gene encoding 3-isopropylmalate dehydratase large subunit, producing MSGKTLYDKIWDAHVVSEAGGEAILYIDLHLIHEVTTPQAFAGLRAAGRKVRRPDRTLAVADHNIPTEGQALGVDAVADEEARLQLKTLARNVADNGIEFFPMGDIRNGIVHVVGPEQGRTQPGMTIVCGDSHTSTHGAFGALAHGIGTSEVEHVLATQTLRQKKAKNMLVRVDGQLPPGVTGKDVALAVIGEIGTAGGTGYVIEFAGEAIAGLSMEGRMTLCNLTIEGGAKAGLVAPDEKTFAYIQGKPAAPKGAAWDMAVSHWKTFFTDEDAVFDRTVVIDGSALVPMVTWGTSPEDVIPVTGNVPDPESFATPDKRAAAHRALDYMGLTAGQPISEARIDRVFIGSCTNSRIEDMRAAAAVVQEAFLHGRLVAPHVKAMVVPGSGLVKEQAEEEGLDAIFKAAGFDWREPGCSMCLAMNPDKLAPQERCASTSNRNFEGRQGRAGRTHLVSPAMAAAAAIAGHLVDVRTFLEETA from the coding sequence ATGTCCGGCAAAACCCTTTACGACAAGATCTGGGACGCCCACGTCGTCAGCGAAGCAGGCGGCGAGGCCATCCTCTATATTGACCTGCACCTCATCCACGAGGTGACCACGCCACAGGCCTTCGCAGGCCTTCGCGCGGCCGGCCGCAAGGTGCGCCGTCCCGACCGCACCCTGGCCGTGGCCGACCACAACATCCCAACCGAGGGCCAGGCCCTGGGCGTCGACGCCGTGGCCGACGAAGAAGCGCGCCTGCAGCTCAAGACGCTGGCCCGTAACGTCGCCGACAACGGCATCGAATTCTTCCCGATGGGCGACATCCGCAACGGCATCGTCCACGTGGTCGGCCCCGAACAGGGCCGCACCCAGCCGGGCATGACCATCGTCTGCGGCGACAGCCACACCTCGACTCACGGCGCCTTCGGTGCTCTGGCCCACGGTATCGGCACGTCCGAGGTCGAGCACGTCCTGGCCACCCAGACCCTGCGCCAGAAGAAGGCCAAGAACATGCTGGTCCGCGTCGACGGCCAGCTGCCGCCCGGCGTCACTGGCAAGGACGTGGCCCTGGCCGTGATCGGCGAGATCGGCACCGCCGGCGGCACCGGCTATGTCATCGAGTTCGCCGGCGAGGCCATTGCCGGCCTGTCGATGGAGGGCCGCATGACCCTCTGCAACCTGACCATCGAGGGCGGCGCCAAGGCCGGCCTGGTGGCCCCAGACGAGAAGACCTTCGCCTATATCCAGGGCAAGCCCGCCGCCCCCAAGGGCGCGGCCTGGGACATGGCGGTCAGCCACTGGAAGACCTTCTTCACCGACGAAGACGCCGTTTTCGACCGCACGGTCGTCATCGACGGCTCGGCCCTCGTGCCGATGGTCACCTGGGGCACCAGCCCTGAGGACGTCATCCCGGTCACCGGCAACGTACCCGACCCGGAAAGCTTCGCCACGCCTGACAAGCGCGCCGCCGCCCACCGCGCCCTTGACTATATGGGCCTGACCGCCGGCCAGCCGATCTCGGAAGCCCGCATCGACCGCGTCTTCATCGGCTCGTGCACCAACAGCCGCATCGAGGACATGCGCGCCGCCGCCGCCGTGGTGCAGGAAGCTTTCCTGCATGGCCGCTTGGTAGCGCCGCACGTCAAGGCGATGGTCGTCCCCGGCTCGGGCCTGGTGAAGGAACAGGCCGAGGAAGAAGGCCTGGACGCCATCTTCAAAGCCGCCGGCTTTGATTGGCGCGAGCCCGGCTGCTCGATGTGCCTAGCCATGAACCCCGACAAGCTGGCCCCGCAGGAGCGCTGCGCCTCGACCAGCAACCGCAATTTCGAAGGGCGCCAGGGCCGCGCCGGCCGCACCCACCTCGTCTCCCCCGCCATGGCGGCGGCGGCGGCGATCGCGGGGCATCTGGTGGATGTGCGGACCTTCCTGGAGGAGACCGCCTGA